In the genome of Leptotrichia sp. HSP-536, the window GTTAGTAGCGGCGATAATTCAAGAATTAACAGGATTTGTGGTAATTCCCGGTATGGCTCCAATAACTGATGGATTAGGAACAGTTGGAGCGATTGCGATAGTGCTGGCTGGAGCATATCCGTTAGTGCATTTTATTACAAAAGTATTTGGAAAACCGCTGGAAGTATTAGGAAAAGGACTTGGAATGAATGAAGCTGGAGCGGCTGGATTAGTTGCAACTTTGGCTAACAATATTCCAATGTTTGGAATTTTAAAAGATATGGATGCAAATGGAAAAGTTATGAATATTGCCTTTGCAGTAAGTGCGGCATTCGTTTTTGGGGATCACTTAGGATTTACAGCTGGATTTGATGGTGGAAAATATACTCAAATGATTTTCCCAATGATAGTTGGAAAATTAGTGGCAGGAGTAACAGCAATATTGGTAGCAAAAATATTATTTTGTAAAAAAGAAACTATAAAATAAAAAATAAAATAATATACCCAAGGAGATGAAATATGAAACTTAATGTGAAAAAATTGATTGGATTATTGGTATTTTTACTTATGGCATTAGTGTTATCAGCTGCCAATTTAGACGAATTAAGGTGGGTTCCCAAAAATAGGGAAGCCTTATCAAAACTTATAGATGAAAATAAGAATAAAGGAAACTATGTTGTTTTTGACTGGGATTATACGTCGATTTATCAAGATACACAAGAAAATCTATTTAGATACCAAATAGATAATTTGAAATTTGAAATGACACCTGCTGCCTTTTCTAAGGCAATCAGAAAGGATATTCCACTAGATAATTTTGATAAGGAATATTCAAATGTGAAGGGACAGCCTATTAATATTACAAAAATAGCAAATGACTTGGATAAAAGATATACTTTCCTTTATAATAATTATATAAAAAATAAAAAAATGTCTTTAGAAAAAATAAAAGCTACAGAAGAATTCAAAGACTTTAGAGGAAAATTGGCATTTCTTTATGAAGCAATAGGTGGAAGTTTTTCTCATGACATTGCTTACCCATGGGTTCTTTACCTGTTTGACAATATGACTGTGGAAGAAGTGCAAAAATTGGCGAAAGAAGCTAATGATTTTGGAATAGGAAATAAACTTGGAAAATATGTTCTTGAATCAAGTGATAAGCTGACAGGTGAAGCTGGAAAAGTTAAATATGAATACAAGAGTGGATTAAGAACTCAACCTGAAACAGCTAACTTATTTCATGAATTTGAAAAAAATGGTATAAAAGTGTATATAGTTTCAGCTTCTCTTGAAGATATAGTAAAAGTTTTCGCAAGTGACAAATCTTATGGATATAATTTGAGTCCTGACAGCGTTTACGGAATGCGTCTTGAAATGAATGGAAATAAATATAGAGCTGAATACAAGAATGGTTATCCACAAACACAAAC includes:
- a CDS encoding haloacid dehalogenase-like hydrolase, whose amino-acid sequence is MALVLSAANLDELRWVPKNREALSKLIDENKNKGNYVVFDWDYTSIYQDTQENLFRYQIDNLKFEMTPAAFSKAIRKDIPLDNFDKEYSNVKGQPINITKIANDLDKRYTFLYNNYIKNKKMSLEKIKATEEFKDFRGKLAFLYEAIGGSFSHDIAYPWVLYLFDNMTVEEVQKLAKEANDFGIGNKLGKYVLESSDKLTGEAGKVKYEYKSGLRTQPETANLFHEFEKNGIKVYIVSASLEDIVKVFASDKSYGYNLSPDSVYGMRLEMNGNKYRAEYKNGYPQTQTKGKVEVINKYLKSKHGGKDPILVAGDSIGDANMLSEYKGTKILLLMKRKGKLDDLAKDPRALIQIRSEQTGLFVPEN